From a single Microbacterium murale genomic region:
- a CDS encoding carboxylesterase/lipase family protein, whose product MSVASQVTVSTGTLEGSQENGIRRFLGVPYAAAPFGENRFRSPQPVAPWEGVREATVFGATAPQLPYLGAIGELLSTVKIEGDDILTVNVWAPADATNAPVVLWIHGGALERGTAALGGYDGTNFARAGIVFASINYRLGSEGFSVLEGAPRNLGLRDAAAGLEWVHREIAVFGGDPDRITVMGESAGGAIVSGLLARDDSRALIAQAIIQSGPLVAQPSDKAGRVSTQLAERLGVRADRDAFASLTPEQLLDARRAQSTGSTPLGGAPGFQLAIDAESLPRSPHEVLPEIDTPILIGTNTDEYRLWFTPEALTSIGRFKLFAARLALRISGRAQRAYRSEWPQATTGEIFGQLATDFMLRAPASRIAAARSGRTSTFVYEFAWQSPVRDLRAAHALELGFVFDLLDDAESLRLAGSDAPAGLAAEMNGAWVAFIKTGAPGWPAYGEKRLTRVYDSMSTTVPQRRTAGMDLLP is encoded by the coding sequence ATGAGCGTCGCATCGCAGGTCACCGTTTCCACCGGCACGCTCGAGGGTTCCCAGGAGAACGGCATCCGGCGCTTCCTCGGCGTCCCCTACGCCGCAGCGCCGTTCGGCGAGAACCGGTTCCGCTCCCCGCAGCCGGTCGCGCCGTGGGAAGGGGTGCGGGAAGCCACCGTTTTCGGTGCGACGGCGCCTCAGCTTCCCTATCTGGGAGCGATCGGGGAACTGCTCTCAACGGTGAAGATCGAAGGCGACGACATCCTCACAGTGAACGTGTGGGCACCTGCGGACGCGACGAATGCTCCGGTGGTGCTCTGGATCCACGGCGGAGCTCTGGAGCGGGGCACAGCAGCCCTCGGCGGGTACGACGGTACGAACTTCGCCCGGGCCGGGATCGTGTTCGCATCGATCAACTACCGCCTCGGCTCGGAGGGCTTCTCCGTGCTCGAAGGCGCGCCACGCAATCTGGGGCTGCGCGACGCCGCTGCCGGACTCGAATGGGTGCACCGCGAGATCGCCGTCTTCGGCGGGGATCCCGATCGCATCACCGTGATGGGTGAGTCCGCCGGCGGGGCCATCGTCTCGGGGCTCCTCGCAAGAGACGATTCGCGTGCACTCATCGCTCAGGCCATCATCCAGTCCGGGCCGCTGGTGGCCCAGCCCTCCGACAAGGCAGGCCGGGTGAGCACGCAGCTCGCCGAACGCCTCGGCGTCCGCGCCGATCGAGACGCATTCGCGTCGCTCACACCGGAGCAGCTTCTCGACGCCCGTCGCGCCCAGTCCACGGGCTCGACGCCTCTCGGTGGAGCCCCCGGATTCCAGCTCGCCATCGATGCGGAGAGCCTCCCCCGTTCCCCTCACGAGGTTCTGCCCGAGATCGACACGCCGATCCTCATCGGCACGAACACCGACGAGTACCGGCTGTGGTTCACGCCGGAGGCGCTCACAAGCATCGGTCGATTCAAACTGTTCGCTGCACGCCTCGCGCTGAGGATCTCCGGTCGCGCTCAGCGGGCCTACCGATCCGAGTGGCCTCAGGCGACGACCGGTGAGATCTTCGGACAGCTGGCGACGGACTTCATGCTCCGAGCGCCCGCCAGCCGGATCGCTGCGGCACGCTCTGGACGCACATCGACGTTCGTGTACGAATTCGCGTGGCAGAGCCCGGTGCGCGACCTCAGGGCCGCCCATGCGCTGGAACTCGGGTTCGTCTTCGATCTCCTCGACGACGCGGAATCGCTCCGTCTTGCCGGCTCTGATGCGCCAGCCGGCCTCGCCGCAGAGATGAACGGCGCCTGGGTGGCGTTCATCAAGACCGGCGCCCCCGGCTGGCCCGCTTACGGTGAGAAGCGACTGACACGCGTGTACGACTCCATGAGCACCACTGTCCCCCAACGCCGTACTGCGGGGATGGACCTGCTTCCCTAG
- the hemW gene encoding radical SAM family heme chaperone HemW, with product MAGPLPLGDPAPSDGRLPVDLPLDGSTPFSAYLHIPFCRVRCGYCDFNTYTSSELRGAKQEDYAETLASEIALARDVLSDAGALRPMDTVFFGGGTPTLLPAGDLARMLERAIDAFGIVDGAEITVEANPDTVTPAVARTLADAGVTRLSVGMQSAVPHVLAALDRTHHPDNVRTAVDAAKDAGLAVSVDLIYGAPGESLTDWEASLDAALALDSDHVSAYALIIEDGTKLARQIRRGEVPTPDDDLQAEMYELADGRLAAAGFDWYELSNWARSDEQRSRHNLAYWRGSDWWGFGPGAHSHVAGLRWWNVKHPAAYAQRLAASESPAAGTERPDAKAHLLERVLLESRLAEGLAIADIPEQNRDRVAGLIADGLIDGATALRGRVRLTLRGRLLADAVVRELTD from the coding sequence ATGGCGGGGCCTCTGCCGCTCGGTGACCCGGCGCCTTCGGATGGTCGTCTGCCCGTCGATCTGCCGCTCGACGGGAGCACGCCGTTCTCGGCGTATCTGCACATCCCGTTCTGCCGGGTGCGCTGCGGATACTGCGACTTCAACACGTACACATCCAGTGAACTCCGCGGTGCGAAGCAGGAGGACTACGCCGAGACACTCGCGTCGGAGATCGCACTCGCTCGCGACGTTTTGTCGGATGCCGGCGCGCTGCGCCCGATGGACACGGTGTTCTTCGGCGGAGGAACGCCGACGCTGCTTCCGGCGGGAGACCTGGCCAGGATGCTGGAGCGTGCGATCGACGCGTTCGGCATAGTGGACGGCGCTGAGATCACCGTCGAAGCGAATCCTGACACGGTGACGCCCGCGGTCGCACGGACGCTCGCGGACGCCGGCGTCACGAGGCTGTCCGTCGGGATGCAGTCCGCCGTCCCGCATGTACTCGCGGCTCTCGACCGCACGCATCACCCGGACAACGTGCGCACCGCGGTCGACGCGGCGAAGGACGCCGGGCTCGCCGTCAGCGTCGACTTGATCTACGGTGCACCGGGGGAGTCTCTCACCGACTGGGAGGCGTCGTTGGACGCCGCGCTCGCTCTGGATTCCGACCACGTGTCGGCTTACGCGCTGATCATCGAGGACGGGACGAAGCTCGCACGTCAGATCCGTCGCGGCGAGGTTCCGACCCCCGACGATGATCTGCAGGCCGAGATGTACGAGCTCGCCGACGGGCGCCTCGCCGCTGCAGGGTTCGACTGGTACGAACTGAGCAATTGGGCACGCAGTGATGAACAGCGCTCGCGCCACAACCTCGCCTACTGGCGCGGGAGCGACTGGTGGGGCTTCGGCCCGGGAGCGCACAGTCACGTCGCCGGTCTTCGTTGGTGGAACGTGAAGCACCCTGCCGCGTATGCGCAGCGGCTCGCGGCATCCGAATCACCGGCCGCGGGAACGGAGCGACCAGATGCGAAGGCGCACCTTCTCGAGCGTGTGCTGCTGGAGAGCAGACTGGCAGAAGGACTCGCGATCGCGGATATCCCCGAGCAGAATCGGGATCGGGTGGCCGGCCTCATCGCGGACGGCTTGATCGACGGGGCCACCGCACTGCGCGGACGGGTACGCCTCACGCTGCGCGGACGACTGCTGGCCGATGCCGTCGTGCGAGAGCTGACCGACTAG
- a CDS encoding DUF1990 family protein, translating into MRRGTFRDDTVDYAAVGATHAPDLMQYPPERSVPAEDSWRIGSGEERFRTAGDALLSWTAQRAAGLSIEDVRPAAGPAYSGVSFDAEGNPIAPSSREVEQRFDAEGVPFVGPGMTLRLHGRVAGMRADAELRVISVTEESRRIGFVLGTVGGSVVSGEELFEIEWREDNDEVWFTVRAFDAPNALAYRMVRGLVKRRRKELFARYLRAISPLYATPL; encoded by the coding sequence ATGCGGCGCGGGACTTTCCGAGACGATACGGTGGACTATGCCGCCGTCGGGGCGACTCATGCCCCTGACCTGATGCAGTACCCGCCGGAGCGCAGCGTTCCGGCCGAGGACTCCTGGCGAATCGGCAGTGGCGAGGAGCGATTCCGCACTGCCGGTGACGCTCTGCTGTCGTGGACCGCACAGAGAGCGGCCGGACTCAGCATCGAAGATGTGCGCCCAGCCGCCGGACCAGCCTATTCCGGCGTCAGCTTCGACGCCGAAGGCAATCCGATCGCGCCGAGCTCGCGTGAGGTCGAGCAGCGCTTCGACGCCGAGGGCGTGCCTTTCGTGGGGCCGGGCATGACCTTGCGCCTGCACGGCCGTGTTGCGGGAATGCGTGCTGATGCCGAGCTCCGCGTCATCTCCGTGACTGAGGAGTCCCGCCGGATCGGCTTCGTGCTCGGTACGGTCGGCGGCTCTGTCGTGAGCGGTGAAGAGCTGTTCGAGATCGAGTGGCGCGAGGACAACGACGAGGTGTGGTTCACGGTGCGGGCGTTCGACGCGCCGAACGCCTTGGCATATCGAATGGTTCGCGGGCTCGTGAAGCGCCGCCGCAAGGAACTCTTCGCGCGCTACCTCCGTGCGATCTCGCCGCTCTACGCGACGCCGCTGTGA
- the lepA gene encoding translation elongation factor 4, whose translation MSPRALTPLSPAATPPSQIRNFCIIAHIDHGKSTLADRMLQITGVVSDRDMRAQYLDRMDIERERGITIKSQAVRMPWQDESQTFALNMIDTPGHVDFTYEVSRSLAACEGAILLVDAAQGIEAQTLANLYLALENDLHIIPVLNKIDLPAADPDKFAKELADLIGGQPEDVLRVSGKTGVGVEELLDRIVRDIPAPKGDADAPARAMIFDSVYDAYRGVVTYVRMIDGSLSPRERIQMMSTHANHELLEIGVSSPEPVPSGGLGVGEVGYLITGVKDVRQSKVGDTVTTSRGGATQALPGYTDPKPMVYSGLYPIDGSDYSELREALDKLKLSDASLVYEPETSVALGFGFRCGFLGLLHLEIITERLTREFDLDLITTAPSVIYEVTTDTGEKVIVTNPSEYPDGRVASVAEPMVKAAILLPKDYVGTVMELCQSRRGALLGMEYFSEERVELRYNMPLGEIVFDFFDHLKSKTQGYASLDYEPSGQQDADLVKVDVLLQGDKVDAFSAIVHRDKAYAYGTLMAERLRKLIPRQNFEVPIQAAIGARIIARETIRALRKDVLAKCYGGDISRKRKLLEKQKEGKKRMKMVGRVEVPQEAFIAALSGDVDGKDKK comes from the coding sequence ACCGCATGGACATCGAGCGCGAGCGTGGGATCACGATCAAGAGCCAGGCGGTGCGGATGCCGTGGCAGGACGAGTCCCAGACGTTCGCGCTGAACATGATCGACACTCCGGGGCACGTCGACTTCACTTACGAGGTGTCTCGCTCGCTGGCCGCGTGCGAGGGCGCCATCCTGCTCGTGGATGCGGCACAGGGAATCGAGGCGCAGACGCTGGCGAACCTGTACTTGGCGCTGGAGAACGACCTGCACATCATCCCGGTGCTGAACAAGATCGATCTGCCTGCTGCTGACCCTGACAAGTTCGCCAAGGAGCTCGCAGACCTCATCGGCGGCCAGCCGGAAGACGTGCTGCGCGTCTCGGGCAAGACCGGCGTGGGTGTCGAAGAGCTGCTCGACCGGATCGTACGAGACATCCCGGCTCCGAAGGGGGACGCGGATGCTCCGGCGAGAGCCATGATCTTCGACTCCGTCTATGACGCGTACCGCGGAGTCGTGACCTACGTGCGCATGATCGACGGCAGCCTGTCTCCCCGTGAGCGCATCCAGATGATGTCGACGCACGCGAACCACGAGCTCTTGGAGATCGGTGTCTCGAGCCCGGAGCCCGTCCCATCCGGCGGCCTGGGCGTCGGTGAGGTGGGCTACCTCATCACCGGCGTGAAGGACGTGCGCCAGTCGAAGGTCGGCGACACCGTCACGACCAGCCGTGGAGGGGCCACGCAGGCGCTGCCCGGTTACACCGACCCGAAGCCGATGGTGTACTCGGGGCTGTACCCGATCGACGGCAGCGACTATTCGGAACTGCGTGAAGCACTCGACAAGCTGAAGCTCTCCGACGCATCCCTCGTGTACGAGCCCGAGACGTCGGTGGCGCTCGGCTTCGGCTTCCGATGCGGGTTCCTCGGACTCCTTCATCTGGAGATCATCACGGAACGGTTGACGCGCGAGTTCGATCTCGACCTCATCACCACCGCGCCCAGTGTGATCTATGAGGTCACGACCGACACCGGCGAGAAGGTCATCGTCACGAACCCGAGTGAGTACCCGGATGGGCGTGTCGCCTCTGTCGCGGAGCCGATGGTGAAAGCCGCGATCCTCTTGCCGAAGGACTACGTCGGCACAGTCATGGAGCTGTGCCAGTCGCGCCGCGGCGCGCTGCTGGGTATGGAGTACTTCTCCGAGGAGCGCGTCGAGCTGCGCTACAACATGCCGCTCGGCGAGATCGTCTTCGACTTCTTCGATCACCTGAAGTCGAAGACCCAGGGGTACGCCAGCCTCGACTACGAGCCCTCCGGCCAGCAGGACGCTGATCTCGTCAAGGTCGATGTGCTGCTGCAAGGTGACAAGGTCGACGCGTTCAGCGCGATCGTGCACCGCGACAAGGCGTACGCCTACGGCACGCTGATGGCCGAGCGGCTGCGCAAGCTCATCCCTCGCCAGAACTTCGAGGTGCCGATCCAGGCTGCGATCGGCGCTCGAATCATCGCCCGTGAGACCATCCGAGCCCTGCGCAAGGATGTGCTCGCAAAGTGCTACGGCGGTGACATCAGCCGCAAGCGCAAGCTCCTCGAGAAGCAGAAAGAGGGCAAGAAGCGCATGAAGATGGTCGGACGCGTCGAGGTGCCTCAGGAGGCGTTCATCGCTGCGCTCTCCGGCGACGTCGACGGGAAAGATAAGAAGTAG